In a single window of the Caulobacter soli genome:
- a CDS encoding metal-dependent hydrolase family protein gives MTFRTALMAAALALTAFASQAAPLYVHAGKLVDTLQGKVLSDQLIKIDGERVVSVTPWTAAPTDGPVLDWSKRMVLPGLIDMHTHLVDQEQTENIAEPLLTTAAYQSFIAAAHARVTLEAGFTSVRDVGTWRAFGDVALRDAINAGLVPGPRMSVAGAYITIPGGGGDITGISDDVKLPDEMRVGVVQDAADAHRKAANILAHHADFLKLIATGAVLTVGTEPGQQELTEDEMRAAIEEAAKRGTYATAHAHGAEGMKSAMRAGVRSIEHGSLMDDEAIAMMKAKGVFLVADIYDGDWIDEYGKAHGWPAETLRKNFDTTEAQRQGFRKAVKAGVKIAYGTDAGVYPHGLNARQMKYMVRYGMTPMQAVQSATTVAAELMRKTDVGAIAPGRYADLIAVDGDAMADITLLEHVSAVMKGGVVVK, from the coding sequence ATGACCTTCCGCACCGCCCTCATGGCCGCCGCCCTGGCGCTCACCGCGTTCGCCTCGCAGGCCGCCCCGCTCTACGTCCACGCCGGCAAGCTGGTCGACACCCTGCAGGGCAAGGTGCTGAGCGACCAGCTGATCAAGATCGACGGCGAGCGGGTGGTCTCGGTCACGCCCTGGACCGCGGCCCCCACCGACGGGCCGGTCCTGGACTGGTCCAAGCGCATGGTGCTGCCCGGCCTGATCGACATGCACACCCACCTGGTCGACCAGGAGCAGACCGAGAACATCGCCGAGCCCCTGCTGACCACGGCCGCCTACCAGTCGTTCATCGCCGCCGCCCACGCCCGCGTGACCCTGGAGGCAGGCTTCACCAGCGTGCGCGACGTCGGCACCTGGCGGGCGTTCGGCGACGTGGCCCTGCGCGACGCGATCAACGCCGGCCTGGTGCCCGGGCCCCGGATGTCGGTGGCCGGCGCCTACATCACCATCCCCGGCGGCGGCGGCGACATCACCGGCATCTCCGACGACGTGAAGCTGCCCGACGAGATGCGCGTGGGCGTGGTGCAGGACGCCGCCGACGCCCACCGCAAGGCCGCCAACATCCTGGCCCACCACGCCGACTTTCTGAAGCTGATCGCCACCGGCGCGGTCCTCACCGTCGGCACCGAGCCGGGCCAGCAGGAGCTGACCGAGGACGAGATGCGCGCCGCCATCGAGGAGGCCGCCAAGCGCGGGACCTACGCCACCGCCCACGCCCACGGGGCCGAGGGCATGAAGTCGGCCATGCGGGCCGGCGTGCGCTCGATCGAGCACGGCTCGCTGATGGACGACGAGGCCATCGCCATGATGAAGGCCAAGGGCGTGTTCCTGGTGGCCGACATCTATGACGGCGACTGGATCGACGAATACGGCAAGGCCCACGGCTGGCCGGCCGAGACCCTGCGCAAGAACTTCGACACCACCGAGGCCCAGCGCCAGGGCTTCCGCAAGGCGGTCAAGGCCGGGGTCAAGATCGCCTACGGCACTGACGCCGGGGTCTATCCGCACGGCCTCAATGCGCGCCAGATGAAATACATGGTCCGCTACGGCATGACCCCGATGCAGGCGGTCCAGTCGGCCACCACGGTCGCCGCTGAGCTGATGCGCAAGACCGACGTCGGGGCGATCGCCCCCGGCCGCTACGCCGACCTGATCGCCGTCGACGGCGACGCCATGGCCGACATTACCCTGCTGGAGCACGTCAGCGCGGTGATGAAGGGCGGGGTGGTGGTCAAATAA
- a CDS encoding amino acid permease yields the protein MTETRQKVPNPKITAPRALGFWMCTALVVGNMIGSGVFMLPASLAPYGWNAVFGWLLTIAGALCLAFVFAGLAREFPKAGGPYAYTQEAFGPLVGFMVAWSYWISLWVGNAAIATGAVSYLSVIFPAIARVPGLHLLVTLGSVWLLVGVNIAGARLAGGVQVVTTVLKLLPLVAVAGLAFWVIGRDGGATLTPFHASDIHPGGVTAAGALTLWALLGLESATVPAGKVVDPVRTIPRATLVGTVFTGVIYLLVCSAVVLLMPTDRLKVSNAPLSDFVGLYWGGHAGQVLALFAAISAFGALNGWVLLQGEMPYAMAKGGVFPAFLGKESARGAPVRAHLLSAGFLTVLVLMNYAKSMADLFTFIALVATTASLFAYLACALAALKLQASRRIAPTTALTVIAILAGLYSVWTLVGAGGQAVLLGLGLLAIGAPFYWLTRGRSTSS from the coding sequence ATGACAGAGACCCGGCAGAAGGTCCCCAACCCCAAGATCACCGCCCCCAGGGCCCTGGGCTTCTGGATGTGCACGGCCCTGGTGGTCGGCAACATGATCGGCTCGGGGGTGTTCATGCTGCCCGCGTCCCTGGCCCCCTACGGCTGGAACGCGGTGTTCGGCTGGCTGCTGACCATCGCCGGCGCCCTGTGCCTGGCCTTCGTGTTCGCGGGCCTGGCGCGCGAATTCCCCAAGGCTGGCGGGCCCTACGCCTACACCCAGGAAGCCTTCGGGCCGCTGGTCGGGTTCATGGTGGCGTGGAGCTACTGGATCTCGCTGTGGGTCGGCAACGCCGCCATCGCCACCGGGGCGGTCAGCTATCTGTCGGTGATCTTCCCGGCCATCGCCAGGGTTCCGGGCCTGCACCTGCTGGTGACCCTGGGCTCGGTCTGGCTGCTGGTCGGGGTCAACATCGCCGGCGCGCGCCTGGCCGGCGGGGTGCAGGTGGTGACCACGGTGCTGAAGCTCTTGCCGCTGGTGGCGGTGGCGGGCCTGGCCTTCTGGGTGATCGGCCGCGACGGCGGCGCGACCCTGACTCCGTTCCATGCGTCCGACATCCATCCGGGCGGCGTCACCGCCGCCGGAGCCCTGACCCTGTGGGCGTTGCTGGGCCTGGAGTCGGCGACGGTGCCGGCCGGCAAGGTGGTCGACCCGGTCCGCACCATTCCCCGCGCCACCCTGGTGGGCACGGTGTTCACGGGCGTGATCTATCTGCTGGTCTGTTCGGCGGTGGTGCTGCTGATGCCCACCGACCGGCTGAAGGTCTCCAACGCCCCGCTGTCGGACTTCGTCGGTCTCTACTGGGGCGGCCACGCCGGCCAGGTCCTGGCTCTGTTCGCGGCGATCAGCGCCTTCGGAGCCCTGAACGGCTGGGTGCTGCTGCAGGGCGAGATGCCCTATGCCATGGCCAAGGGCGGGGTGTTTCCGGCGTTCCTGGGCAAGGAGTCGGCGCGCGGCGCGCCCGTTCGCGCCCACCTGCTGTCGGCTGGCTTCCTGACCGTCCTGGTGCTGATGAACTACGCCAAGTCGATGGCCGACCTGTTCACCTTCATCGCCCTCGTCGCCACCACGGCCTCGCTGTTCGCCTATCTGGCCTGCGCCCTGGCGGCGCTGAAGCTGCAGGCCTCCCGCCGCATCGCCCCGACCACGGCCCTGACCGTGATCGCCATCCTGGCGGGGCTCTATTCGGTGTGGACCCTGGTCGGCGCCGGCGGCCAGGCCGTGCTGCTGGGCCTGGGACTGCTGGCCATCGGCGCGCCGTTCTACTGGCTGACGCGGGGGCGTTCGACCAGCTCATGA
- a CDS encoding TonB-dependent receptor — protein sequence MKRSNTGLLTAALMASSMLTTVAAQAQTAPAGAVALDEVVVTAQKRSENLQDVPISIQALGTKTLEERHIAGLNDYIKFLPSVSIQTTSPGFSSVFMRGIVSGDNANHSGPLPTVGTYLDEQPITTIQGALDLHIYDIARVEALAGPQGTLYGASSQAGTVRIITNKPSTAGFSAGYDLEANTIAHGDAGYVAEGFVNQPISDKIAVRLVGWAEHDGGYIDNVANSLTYPTSGATRTNANRVKDNYNDVDTYGGRAALRVEVGDNWIITPTIMGQQEKVHGLFSYDPSLGDLKVGHFYPEGSNDKWGQAALTVEGKISNLDVVYAGSYLKRTVDSQSDYTDYSFFYDTLTTYGAYWTDDAGNPVDPSQYIKGKDSYSKVSHEIRVSTPQENRLRFVGGLFYQRQTHGIFQDYIIDALGESLSVPGYPHTIWLTQQKRVDRDQAAFGELAYDITDKLTITGGIRFFKAHNTLKGFFGYGAGYSSNTGEAKCFTGPEISGSPCTNLDKGIKEKGNSPKVTLTYKVTPDKLVYATYSEGFRPGGINRRGTIPPYDADYLKNYEAGWKTSWADNRLRWNGAVYLEKWQDFQVGLLGANGLTEIHNAGSAEVKGVETDINWAIAQGWTLNASGAYTSAHLTENFCEELVGGVQVTDCATPDAPDGSVLPITPKLKFNLTTRYEWNIGDLQAHVQGSAVYQSGSWTDLRIQEREIIGRQNGYTTADFTAGIARDSWMLEAYVKNAFDKRASLYRYAECIETVCGSHPYIVPNQPRIMGLKFGQRF from the coding sequence ATGAAGCGTAGCAACACGGGGCTGCTGACGGCGGCCCTCATGGCCTCGTCCATGCTGACGACGGTCGCGGCGCAGGCCCAGACGGCGCCGGCCGGCGCGGTGGCCCTGGACGAGGTGGTGGTCACCGCCCAGAAGCGGTCGGAAAACCTGCAGGACGTGCCGATCAGCATCCAGGCCCTGGGCACCAAGACCCTGGAAGAGCGCCACATCGCGGGCCTCAACGACTACATCAAGTTCCTGCCCAGCGTGTCGATCCAGACCACCTCGCCGGGCTTCTCCAGCGTGTTCATGCGCGGCATCGTCAGCGGCGACAACGCCAACCATTCGGGCCCGCTGCCGACGGTCGGCACCTATCTGGACGAGCAGCCGATCACCACGATCCAGGGCGCGCTGGACCTGCACATCTACGACATCGCCCGGGTCGAGGCCCTGGCCGGGCCGCAGGGCACGCTGTACGGCGCCAGCTCGCAGGCCGGCACGGTGCGGATCATCACCAACAAGCCCAGCACCGCCGGCTTCAGCGCCGGCTACGACCTGGAAGCCAACACCATCGCCCATGGTGACGCGGGCTATGTGGCCGAGGGCTTCGTCAACCAGCCGATCAGCGACAAGATCGCCGTGCGCCTGGTCGGCTGGGCCGAGCACGACGGCGGCTATATCGACAACGTGGCCAACAGCCTGACCTACCCGACCTCGGGCGCGACCCGCACCAACGCCAACCGGGTCAAGGACAACTACAACGACGTCGACACCTATGGCGGCCGCGCCGCCCTGCGCGTCGAGGTCGGCGACAACTGGATCATCACTCCCACCATCATGGGCCAGCAGGAGAAGGTGCACGGCCTGTTCTCCTACGACCCCTCGCTAGGCGACCTGAAGGTCGGCCACTTCTATCCGGAAGGCTCGAACGACAAGTGGGGCCAGGCGGCCCTGACCGTCGAGGGCAAGATCAGCAACCTCGACGTGGTCTATGCCGGCTCGTACCTGAAGCGCACGGTCGACAGCCAGTCGGACTACACCGACTACTCGTTCTTCTACGACACCCTGACCACCTACGGCGCCTACTGGACCGACGACGCCGGCAATCCGGTCGACCCGTCGCAGTACATCAAGGGCAAGGACTCCTATTCCAAGGTCAGCCACGAGATCCGCGTCTCGACCCCGCAGGAGAACCGCCTGCGCTTCGTGGGCGGGCTGTTCTACCAGCGCCAGACCCACGGCATCTTCCAGGACTACATCATCGACGCCCTGGGCGAGTCGCTGTCGGTGCCGGGCTATCCGCACACCATCTGGCTGACCCAGCAGAAGCGCGTCGACCGCGACCAGGCCGCGTTCGGCGAGCTGGCCTACGACATCACCGACAAGCTGACGATCACCGGCGGCATCCGCTTCTTCAAGGCGCACAACACCCTGAAGGGCTTCTTCGGCTATGGCGCGGGCTACAGCTCCAACACCGGCGAGGCCAAGTGCTTCACCGGGCCGGAGATCTCGGGCTCGCCCTGCACCAACCTGGACAAGGGCATCAAGGAAAAGGGCAACTCGCCCAAGGTGACGCTGACCTACAAGGTCACGCCGGACAAGCTGGTCTACGCCACCTATTCCGAGGGCTTCCGGCCCGGCGGCATCAACCGTCGCGGCACCATCCCGCCCTACGACGCCGACTATCTGAAGAACTACGAGGCGGGGTGGAAGACCTCGTGGGCCGACAATCGCCTGCGCTGGAACGGCGCGGTCTATCTGGAAAAGTGGCAGGACTTCCAGGTCGGCCTGCTGGGCGCCAACGGCCTGACCGAGATCCACAACGCCGGCTCGGCCGAGGTGAAGGGCGTCGAGACCGACATCAACTGGGCCATCGCCCAGGGTTGGACCCTGAACGCCTCGGGCGCCTACACCAGCGCCCACCTGACCGAGAACTTCTGCGAGGAACTGGTTGGCGGCGTCCAGGTCACCGACTGCGCCACGCCCGACGCGCCGGACGGTTCGGTGCTGCCGATCACGCCCAAGCTGAAGTTCAACCTGACCACGCGCTACGAGTGGAACATCGGCGACCTGCAGGCCCACGTGCAGGGCTCGGCGGTCTATCAGAGCGGCAGCTGGACCGACCTGCGCATCCAGGAGCGCGAGATCATCGGCCGCCAGAACGGCTACACGACCGCCGACTTCACCGCCGGGATCGCCCGCGATTCCTGGATGCTGGAGGCCTACGTCAAGAACGCCTTCGACAAGCGCGCCAGCCTCTATCGCTACGCCGAATGCATCGAGACCGTGTGCGGCTCGCATCCGTACATCGTGCCCAACCAGCCGCGGATCATGGGCCTGAAGTTCGGGCAGCGGTTCTGA
- a CDS encoding tetratricopeptide repeat-containing sulfotransferase family protein translates to MTTTTAPSGSVATALAHAQRLLGVDPRMAAEQAGAILEAVPRHAEATLILATALRLAGDLQQALRTIEPLSRAFPQSPPVQLEHGRILAAAGQTQAAVAAFKRAVAAEPELAEAWRGLAEALELTGDEAEAQAARARQIKAGARDPQLMAAAVALVDEKPGEAEKLLRAMLETRPDEPAAIRMLAEAVARLGRQEEAEDLLLRCLEIAPGFTAARHNLATVLYRLGRSEDALVQLERLLTEEPRNPSYLNLKAAALARIGEYAPAIALYEEVLARYPQQPKGWMSYGHALKTVGRSADCAAAYRKAVDQAPSLGEAWWSLANMKTYRFSEPDLAAMEAQLARDDLSEDDRLHLDYALGKAHEDAGRYARSFEHYAKGAALRREQIHYDPGVMTEHVARSKATLSADLFAARAGQGCPAPDPIFILGLPRAGSTLVEQILASHSAVEGTMELPDITSMARRLSGAKSTKDASAYPEILATLDADALKALGEEFLERTRVQRKTDRPLFIDKMPNNFAHIGLIALMLPNAKIIDARRHPLGCCFSGFKQHFARGQNFSYGLEDIGRYYADYVELMAHFDAVLPGRVHRVIYEAMIEDPEAQIRALLDYCGLPFEDACLNFHENDRAVRTASSEQVRRPIFKDAVEHWQNYESWLDPLKTALGPVLAHYPAAPGF, encoded by the coding sequence ATGACCACCACCACAGCCCCCTCCGGCAGCGTCGCCACCGCTCTGGCCCATGCCCAGCGCCTGCTGGGCGTCGACCCGCGGATGGCGGCCGAGCAGGCGGGGGCGATCCTGGAGGCCGTGCCGCGTCACGCCGAGGCGACCCTGATCCTGGCCACGGCCCTGCGGCTGGCGGGTGATCTCCAGCAGGCCCTGCGGACGATCGAGCCCCTGTCGCGAGCCTTTCCCCAGTCGCCGCCGGTCCAGTTGGAGCATGGCCGGATCCTGGCCGCCGCCGGCCAGACCCAAGCCGCCGTCGCCGCCTTCAAGCGGGCCGTCGCCGCCGAACCCGAGCTGGCCGAGGCCTGGCGCGGCTTGGCCGAGGCCCTGGAACTGACCGGCGACGAGGCCGAGGCCCAGGCCGCCCGGGCCCGCCAGATCAAGGCCGGCGCGCGCGACCCGCAGCTGATGGCCGCCGCCGTCGCCCTGGTCGACGAGAAGCCCGGCGAGGCCGAGAAGCTGCTGCGCGCAATGCTGGAGACCCGACCCGACGAGCCGGCGGCGATCCGCATGCTGGCCGAGGCCGTCGCCCGCCTGGGCCGCCAGGAAGAGGCGGAAGACCTGCTGCTGCGGTGTCTGGAGATCGCCCCCGGCTTCACCGCCGCGCGCCACAACCTGGCCACCGTGCTGTACCGGCTGGGCCGCTCGGAAGACGCCCTGGTCCAGCTGGAGCGCCTGCTGACCGAGGAGCCGCGCAACCCGTCCTATCTGAACCTCAAGGCCGCCGCCCTGGCGCGGATCGGCGAATACGCCCCGGCCATCGCGCTCTACGAGGAGGTGCTGGCCCGCTATCCCCAGCAGCCCAAAGGCTGGATGAGCTATGGCCATGCGCTGAAGACCGTCGGGCGCTCGGCCGACTGCGCGGCCGCCTACCGCAAGGCCGTCGACCAGGCCCCGTCGCTGGGCGAGGCCTGGTGGAGCCTGGCCAACATGAAGACCTACCGCTTCAGCGAGCCCGACCTGGCGGCGATGGAGGCCCAGCTGGCGCGCGACGACCTGTCCGAGGACGACCGCCTGCACCTGGACTACGCCCTGGGCAAGGCTCACGAGGACGCCGGCCGCTACGCCCGATCCTTTGAGCACTACGCCAAGGGCGCGGCCCTGCGGCGCGAGCAGATCCATTACGATCCGGGCGTGATGACCGAGCACGTGGCGCGCAGCAAGGCGACGCTGAGCGCCGACCTGTTCGCCGCGCGGGCGGGCCAGGGCTGCCCCGCGCCCGACCCGATCTTCATCTTGGGCCTGCCGCGCGCCGGCTCGACCCTGGTCGAGCAGATCCTGGCCAGCCATTCGGCGGTGGAGGGCACGATGGAGCTGCCCGACATCACTTCGATGGCCCGCCGGCTGAGCGGCGCCAAGAGCACGAAGGACGCCTCGGCCTATCCGGAGATTCTGGCCACTCTGGACGCCGACGCCCTGAAAGCGCTGGGCGAAGAGTTCCTCGAGCGCACGCGGGTGCAGCGCAAGACCGACCGGCCTTTGTTCATCGACAAGATGCCCAACAACTTCGCCCATATCGGCCTGATCGCCCTGATGCTGCCGAACGCCAAGATCATCGACGCCCGCCGCCACCCGCTGGGCTGCTGCTTCTCGGGCTTCAAGCAGCACTTCGCCCGGGGCCAGAACTTCAGCTATGGCCTGGAGGACATCGGCCGCTACTACGCCGACTACGTCGAGCTGATGGCCCACTTCGACGCGGTGCTGCCGGGCCGCGTGCACCGGGTGATCTACGAGGCGATGATCGAGGACCCGGAGGCGCAGATTCGCGCCCTGCTCGACTATTGCGGCCTGCCGTTCGAGGACGCCTGTCTGAACTTCCACGAAAACGACCGCGCCGTGCGCACCGCCAGCTCCGAACAGGTGCGCCGGCCGATCTTCAAGGACGCCGTCGAGCACTGGCAGAACTACGAATCGTGGCTCGATCCGCTGAAGACCGCCCTGGGGCCTGTCCTCGCCCACTATCCGGCCGCGCCTGGATTTTGA
- a CDS encoding NAD(P)/FAD-dependent oxidoreductase produces MFANTGHPATSWYAQTATPFPQLPGLQQAARADVCIVGAGYTGLGAALELAQRGVSVVVLEAAQVGSGGSGRNGGQVHTGQRNDQAWLEKTVGRDDALALWAMSQDARAHLLALIAAHDIACDFRPGMIHARHKRGGEAEDAAHIEFMQRRYGYDQLALIAPDVLARELGTGVYHGGLVDHGGGHLHPLNLALGMARAAMAAGAVIHEQSRAMAWRREGGAIVVETPKGRVTCDQLILTGDGYLDDLVGGTARARVMPINNFILATEPLGERADAIIRSNAAVADSRFVINYFRKSPDGRLIFGGGENYRPGFPPDLKGFVRRHMLKIYPDLADVAVTHAWGGTLGITVHRAPFVRELAPGVRIAAGYSGQGVMLAPYFGKLLADATLGEGEGVERLARLPTPPFPGGRSLRWPLTVAGLSWYALRDRL; encoded by the coding sequence GTGTTCGCCAACACAGGCCACCCCGCCACGTCCTGGTATGCCCAGACGGCCACGCCGTTCCCGCAGCTCCCCGGGCTGCAACAGGCTGCCCGCGCCGACGTCTGCATCGTCGGCGCGGGCTACACCGGTCTCGGCGCGGCGCTCGAGCTGGCCCAGCGCGGCGTGTCGGTGGTCGTCCTCGAAGCCGCCCAGGTCGGCAGTGGCGGCAGTGGCCGCAACGGCGGCCAGGTCCACACGGGCCAGCGCAACGACCAGGCCTGGCTGGAGAAGACCGTCGGCCGCGACGACGCCCTGGCGCTGTGGGCGATGAGCCAGGACGCCCGCGCCCACCTGCTGGCCCTGATCGCCGCGCACGATATCGCCTGCGACTTCCGTCCCGGCATGATCCACGCCCGCCACAAGCGCGGCGGCGAGGCCGAGGACGCGGCCCATATCGAGTTCATGCAGCGCCGCTACGGCTACGACCAGCTGGCCCTGATCGCGCCCGACGTCCTGGCGCGCGAGTTGGGGACCGGCGTCTATCACGGCGGCCTGGTCGACCACGGCGGCGGCCACCTGCACCCGCTGAACCTGGCGCTAGGCATGGCGCGGGCGGCGATGGCGGCGGGGGCGGTGATCCACGAGCAGAGCCGCGCCATGGCCTGGCGGCGCGAGGGCGGGGCCATCGTGGTGGAGACCCCGAAAGGCCGCGTGACCTGCGACCAGCTGATCCTGACTGGCGACGGCTATCTGGACGACCTGGTCGGTGGAACGGCTCGGGCCCGGGTGATGCCGATCAACAACTTCATCCTGGCCACCGAGCCTCTGGGCGAGAGGGCCGACGCGATCATTCGCTCGAACGCGGCGGTGGCCGACAGCCGGTTCGTGATCAACTACTTCCGCAAGAGCCCCGACGGCCGGCTGATCTTCGGCGGTGGCGAGAACTATCGCCCGGGCTTCCCGCCGGACCTGAAGGGGTTCGTGAGGCGGCACATGCTGAAGATCTATCCGGACCTGGCCGACGTCGCCGTGACCCACGCCTGGGGCGGGACCCTGGGCATCACCGTCCACCGCGCGCCGTTCGTGCGCGAACTGGCGCCGGGGGTGCGGATCGCGGCGGGCTATTCGGGGCAGGGGGTGATGCTGGCGCCGTATTTCGGCAAGCTGCTGGCCGACGCGACGTTGGGCGAGGGGGAGGGCGTCGAGCGGTTGGCGAGACTGCCGACGCCGCCGTTCCCGGGGGGAAGGTCGCTGCGCTGGCCGCTGACGGTGGCGGGGCTCAGTTGGTATGCGCTGCGGGATCGGCTCTAG
- a CDS encoding glutamine synthetase family protein, with protein MKYKDKKSKPAPKTTRGVASLDDAKDWFARQNIEEIECVVPDLAGVARGKIMPVRKFLGAPSMNLPLAVFYQTITGDFPEFEGAVNSVQSDTDIFMTPDLATLAVVPWAQDPTAQVIHDAFHPDGRPVEESPRQVLRRVVALYREKGWEPIVAPEIEFYLVEKNTDPDYPLKPPIGRSGRPETGRQGYSIAAVNEFDALFEDMYEYSERQGLEIDTLIHESGVAQMEINLRHGSPLELADQVFMFKRTIREVALEHEIYATFMAKPMASEPGSAMHIHQSILNSDGENLFSDPKTGDATPMFYAFIAGQQRYLPAIMAILAPYVNSYRRIARDSGAPVNTQWGYDNRTCGLRVPPSDPANRRVENRIPSSDANPYLAIAAVLAAGYLGMIHNLSPSAPVDTDANIRGIELPRSLLESVALFEAATPLIEILGGTFCAAYATVKQAEYETFMRTISPWEREFLLLNV; from the coding sequence ATGAAGTACAAAGACAAGAAATCCAAACCCGCCCCCAAGACCACGCGCGGCGTGGCCTCCCTCGACGACGCCAAGGACTGGTTCGCGCGGCAGAACATCGAGGAGATCGAGTGCGTCGTGCCCGACCTGGCCGGCGTGGCGCGCGGCAAGATCATGCCGGTGCGCAAGTTCCTGGGCGCGCCGTCGATGAACCTGCCGCTGGCGGTGTTCTACCAGACCATCACCGGCGACTTCCCCGAGTTCGAGGGCGCGGTCAATTCGGTGCAGTCCGACACCGACATCTTCATGACCCCGGACCTGGCCACCCTGGCCGTGGTGCCCTGGGCCCAGGATCCGACCGCCCAGGTGATCCACGACGCCTTCCATCCCGACGGCCGCCCCGTCGAGGAGAGCCCGCGCCAGGTGCTGCGCCGGGTGGTGGCCCTCTATCGCGAGAAGGGCTGGGAGCCGATCGTCGCGCCGGAGATCGAGTTCTACCTGGTCGAGAAGAACACCGACCCCGACTATCCGCTCAAGCCCCCGATCGGACGCTCGGGCCGGCCCGAGACCGGCCGCCAGGGCTACTCCATCGCGGCGGTCAACGAGTTCGACGCCCTGTTCGAGGACATGTACGAATATTCCGAACGCCAGGGCCTGGAGATCGACACCCTGATCCACGAAAGCGGCGTGGCCCAGATGGAGATCAACCTGCGCCACGGCTCACCTCTCGAGCTGGCCGACCAGGTGTTCATGTTCAAGCGCACCATCCGCGAGGTGGCGCTGGAGCACGAGATCTACGCCACCTTCATGGCCAAGCCGATGGCGTCTGAACCCGGCAGCGCCATGCACATCCACCAGTCGATCCTGAACAGCGACGGCGAGAACCTGTTCTCGGACCCCAAGACCGGCGACGCCACCCCGATGTTCTACGCCTTCATCGCCGGCCAGCAGCGCTACCTGCCGGCGATCATGGCGATCCTGGCGCCGTACGTGAACTCCTACCGCCGGATCGCGCGAGACTCGGGCGCGCCGGTCAACACCCAGTGGGGCTACGACAACCGCACCTGCGGCCTGCGGGTGCCGCCGTCCGATCCCGCCAACCGCCGAGTCGAGAACCGTATTCCCTCGTCCGACGCCAATCCCTACCTGGCCATCGCCGCGGTGCTGGCGGCGGGCTATCTGGGCATGATCCACAACCTGTCGCCCTCGGCCCCGGTCGACACCGACGCCAACATCCGCGGCATCGAACTGCCGCGCAGCCTGCTGGAGTCGGTGGCCCTGTTCGAGGCGGCGACGCCGCTGATCGAGATCCTGGGCGGCACCTTCTGCGCGGCCTACGCGACGGTGAAACAGGCCGAGTACGAGACCTTCATGCGCACGATCAGCCCGTGGGAGCGGGAGTTCCTGTTGCTGAATGTGTGA
- a CDS encoding AbrB/MazE/SpoVT family DNA-binding domain-containing protein, with protein MIKAIMSESGGVTFPADIRAAAGLEHGGPVVIEVVDGELHVRSIKQVMDRASALARKLLGDKPGASVDDFIAERRREAEAED; from the coding sequence GTGATCAAGGCGATCATGTCCGAGAGCGGCGGGGTGACCTTCCCGGCCGACATTCGCGCCGCGGCCGGCCTGGAACATGGCGGCCCGGTGGTGATCGAGGTCGTCGACGGCGAGCTGCACGTGCGCAGCATCAAGCAGGTGATGGACCGCGCCTCGGCCTTGGCTCGCAAGCTGCTGGGCGACAAGCCCGGCGCATCGGTCGATGACTTTATCGCGGAACGGCGGCGCGAGGCCGAGGCCGAGGATTGA
- a CDS encoding type II toxin-antitoxin system VapC family toxin: MTVVLDASALLARLLREPGMDRVDEALRDAVMCTVNLAEVVGYFAREDVEPEAIRETLADLPIVYVAPDEALAIQAGLMLPITRKAGLSLGDRFCLALARATNATALTADRAWKDLAAELGVEVELIR, encoded by the coding sequence TTGACGGTCGTCCTCGACGCCTCGGCGCTTCTGGCGCGGCTGCTGCGGGAACCAGGCATGGACCGCGTGGATGAGGCGCTGCGCGACGCTGTGATGTGCACGGTCAATCTGGCGGAGGTCGTCGGCTACTTCGCCAGAGAAGACGTCGAGCCGGAAGCGATCCGTGAAACCCTGGCCGATTTGCCGATCGTCTATGTCGCGCCGGACGAAGCCCTGGCGATCCAGGCGGGTCTGATGCTGCCGATCACGCGCAAGGCGGGTCTTTCGCTGGGCGACCGTTTCTGCTTGGCCCTGGCCCGCGCCACAAACGCGACGGCCCTGACCGCCGACAGAGCGTGGAAAGACTTGGCCGCAGAGCTCGGCGTAGAGGTCGAGCTTATTCGCTGA